A genomic segment from Phycisphaerales bacterium AB-hyl4 encodes:
- the uvrA gene encoding excinuclease ABC subunit UvrA codes for MALTTISIRNAREHNLKGMDIDIPRDKLVVITGLSGSGKSTLAFDTIYAEGQRKYIESLSAYARQFLDQLQKPDVESIEGLPPTIAIEQRSASHNPRSTVATTTEIYDYLRLLFARVGQPRCWHVDEKGKTCGQPIASQSATQIVDQVLSLPEGTKLMVMAPLVRGKKGHHKEVFEAMTRQGFVRARVDGEVMDLREISQSKAGTPFTTKKARYQAHTIEAVIDRIVVREEGPAEGNGEPSGLRSRIADSVELALKLAEGLVLISSQPPSGAGNAKAGSWQDQLFSEKYACPEHPECSLEDLEPRLFSFNSPYGACPSCGGLGTILEFDPELIVANGELSLADGAIEAWRKNGKRMNIYYNRVIRQFCRDFDVSPQTPFKKLGKAVTRILMHGTSPRDEAKYDAHFEGVVPSLQRRFENTDSEFVKARLHNYLSEAPCETCHGARLRTEALHVFIEGDAHGVTPWASKGYYNIHDVTSMTIEQAGAFFDALKLNKEHTTIAAPILKEIRARLGFMLSVGLGYLNLNRATGTLSGGEGQRIRLATQVGSGLVGCCYVLDEPTIGLHQRDNDRLIATLRHLTDIGNTVIVVEHDEDTIRAADHLIDIGPGPGRHGGEVVAQGTLAQVMKHRTSLTAAYLSGRTEIVVPEPRRELNHDNPLSIKGARENNLKNVDIDFPLGGLVLVTGVSGSGKSTLVNQILFRAARRALLASRDKPGAHDKLDGIENIERIIDVDQSPIGRTPRSNPATYTGVFDLIRDLFTKTKESKIRGYKPGRFSFNVKGGRCESCQGQGTKKIEMHFLPDVYVECEVCKGKRYNRETLEITYRGKNISDVLDMTVEDALAFFENFPDVKRLLTALNDVGLSYVQLGQASTTLSGGEAQRVKLATELGKRSTGHTLYILDEPTTGLHFADVEKLLTVLHRLADAGNTIVVIEHNIDVIKCADWVIDLGPEGGDRGGEIVVAGTPEQLADHEASYTGAFLRKYLPQSAKV; via the coding sequence ATGGCCCTGACAACGATCTCCATCCGCAATGCCCGTGAGCACAACCTCAAGGGCATGGACATTGACATTCCGCGCGACAAACTCGTGGTCATCACGGGGCTGTCCGGCAGCGGCAAATCCACCCTCGCCTTCGACACGATCTACGCCGAGGGACAGCGCAAGTACATCGAATCGCTGTCGGCGTACGCGCGGCAGTTTCTCGATCAACTGCAAAAGCCCGACGTCGAATCGATCGAAGGCCTCCCGCCGACGATCGCCATCGAGCAGCGCTCCGCCAGCCACAACCCGCGCTCCACCGTCGCGACGACGACAGAGATCTACGACTACCTCCGCCTGCTGTTCGCTCGCGTCGGCCAGCCTCGCTGCTGGCATGTCGACGAAAAGGGCAAGACCTGCGGCCAGCCCATCGCCAGCCAGTCGGCCACGCAGATCGTCGACCAGGTGCTCAGCCTGCCCGAGGGTACGAAGCTCATGGTCATGGCCCCGCTGGTCCGCGGCAAGAAAGGCCACCACAAAGAAGTCTTCGAGGCCATGACCCGCCAGGGCTTCGTCCGCGCTCGCGTCGACGGCGAGGTGATGGACCTGCGCGAAATCAGCCAGAGCAAAGCCGGCACGCCCTTCACCACGAAAAAAGCACGCTACCAGGCGCATACCATCGAAGCCGTGATCGACCGCATCGTCGTCCGCGAAGAAGGCCCCGCCGAGGGCAACGGCGAGCCATCGGGCCTGCGATCGCGCATCGCCGACTCAGTCGAGCTTGCCTTGAAGCTTGCCGAAGGCCTCGTGCTCATCAGCTCTCAACCACCGTCGGGGGCCGGCAACGCGAAGGCCGGTTCGTGGCAGGATCAACTCTTCAGCGAAAAGTACGCCTGCCCGGAGCATCCTGAATGCAGTCTGGAAGACCTTGAGCCGAGGCTGTTCTCGTTCAACTCGCCTTACGGCGCATGCCCGAGTTGCGGCGGGTTGGGCACGATTCTTGAGTTCGACCCCGAGTTGATCGTCGCGAACGGCGAGCTGTCGCTGGCCGACGGCGCGATCGAAGCCTGGCGGAAGAACGGCAAGCGGATGAACATCTACTACAACCGCGTCATCCGCCAGTTCTGCCGCGATTTCGATGTCAGCCCGCAGACCCCGTTCAAGAAGCTCGGCAAGGCCGTGACACGCATCCTCATGCACGGCACGTCGCCGCGCGATGAAGCGAAATATGACGCGCACTTCGAGGGCGTCGTGCCCAGCCTTCAGCGGCGCTTCGAAAACACCGACAGCGAATTCGTCAAGGCCCGCCTGCACAACTACCTCTCCGAAGCACCTTGCGAAACATGTCACGGCGCCCGCCTGCGCACCGAAGCGCTGCATGTGTTCATCGAGGGCGACGCCCACGGCGTGACGCCGTGGGCGTCAAAGGGCTATTACAACATTCACGACGTCACCTCGATGACCATCGAGCAGGCCGGCGCGTTCTTTGACGCGCTCAAACTCAACAAAGAGCACACCACCATCGCAGCGCCGATCCTCAAGGAAATCCGCGCCCGCCTCGGCTTCATGCTCTCCGTCGGGCTCGGCTACCTCAACCTCAACCGCGCGACCGGCACTCTCTCCGGCGGCGAGGGCCAACGCATCCGACTCGCCACGCAAGTCGGCTCGGGCCTCGTCGGCTGCTGCTACGTGCTCGACGAGCCAACCATCGGACTGCACCAGCGCGACAACGACCGACTTATCGCTACGCTCCGACACCTCACCGACATCGGCAACACCGTCATCGTCGTCGAGCACGACGAAGACACCATCCGCGCAGCCGACCACCTGATCGACATCGGCCCCGGCCCCGGCAGGCACGGCGGCGAAGTCGTCGCCCAGGGCACGCTTGCCCAGGTCATGAAGCACCGCACATCGCTCACCGCCGCCTACCTCAGCGGCCGCACTGAGATCGTCGTGCCCGAACCACGGCGTGAGCTGAACCACGACAACCCGCTGAGCATCAAAGGCGCTCGCGAGAACAATCTAAAAAACGTCGACATCGACTTCCCGCTCGGCGGCCTCGTGCTCGTCACCGGCGTGTCCGGCTCGGGCAAGTCCACCCTCGTTAATCAGATTCTCTTCCGCGCCGCCCGCCGTGCGTTGCTCGCCTCACGCGACAAGCCCGGTGCACACGACAAGCTCGACGGCATTGAAAACATCGAGCGCATTATTGATGTCGATCAATCGCCCATCGGCCGAACGCCGCGCTCTAACCCTGCCACCTACACCGGCGTGTTCGATCTCATCCGCGACTTGTTCACCAAGACGAAAGAATCCAAGATCCGCGGCTACAAGCCCGGCCGATTCTCCTTCAACGTCAAGGGCGGCCGCTGCGAATCCTGCCAGGGGCAGGGCACGAAAAAAATCGAGATGCACTTCCTCCCCGACGTTTATGTCGAATGCGAAGTGTGCAAAGGCAAACGCTACAACCGCGAAACGCTCGAAATCACCTACCGCGGCAAAAACATCTCCGACGTGCTCGACATGACCGTCGAAGATGCGCTCGCGTTCTTCGAGAACTTCCCCGACGTGAAGCGACTGCTCACGGCATTAAATGACGTCGGCCTCAGCTATGTGCAACTCGGACAGGCGTCCACCACCCTCTCCGGCGGCGAGGCGCAGCGCGTCAAGCTCGCCACCGAGCTGGGCAAGCGATCCACCGGCCACACGCTCTACATCCTCGACGAACCCACGACCGGCCTGCACTTCGCCGACGTTGAAAAGTTGCTCACCGTGCTGCACCGCCTCGCCGACGCGGGCAACACCATCGTCGTCATCGAACACAACATCGACGTCATCAAATGTGCCGACTGGGTCATCGACCTCGGCCCCGAAGGCGGCGACCGCGGCGGCGAGATCGTCGTCGCCGGCACGCCCGAACAGCTTGCCGACCATGAAGCTTCTTACACCGGCGCGTTTCTGCGCAAGTACCTCCCGCAGTCGGCCAAGGTGTGA
- the murB gene encoding UDP-N-acetylmuramate dehydrogenase gives MTKLVTDDLLADLNIAHERNVPLGPKTWYGVGGPAEVLATPASIAQLGELAVRCHEANVPLRVLGSGANLLVSDEGVPGVVVQLSEPAFTNVEREGTMLRVGAGADLFKLVLDSTREGLAGLETVAGIPASVGGAVRMNAGGAYGDIGSSVSRVQVMSGNGQVYYRDRADLVFSYRKTNIVAPLILQVEFALEEDDPETLMKRVKEIFFYKKNSQPMGAASAGCAFKNPPAEAADGAGAGKLIDQAGLKGYRHGRAHVSEVHANFIAADEGATAADVLAVISHVQQTVRERFDVELEREVVVWP, from the coding sequence ATGACCAAGCTCGTGACCGACGATCTGCTGGCAGACCTCAACATCGCCCACGAACGCAACGTGCCGCTGGGCCCGAAGACGTGGTACGGCGTAGGCGGCCCCGCCGAGGTGCTCGCCACCCCCGCGTCCATCGCCCAACTCGGCGAACTGGCGGTCCGTTGCCATGAGGCAAACGTGCCGCTGCGCGTGCTCGGCAGCGGTGCGAACCTGCTCGTGTCCGATGAAGGCGTGCCCGGCGTGGTCGTGCAACTCAGTGAGCCGGCGTTTACGAACGTCGAGCGCGAGGGCACGATGCTCCGCGTCGGTGCGGGGGCCGACCTGTTCAAGCTCGTGCTCGACTCGACCCGGGAGGGGCTCGCCGGCCTGGAAACCGTGGCGGGCATCCCGGCGAGCGTCGGCGGAGCGGTTCGGATGAACGCCGGGGGAGCCTACGGCGACATCGGCTCCAGCGTCAGCCGAGTGCAGGTCATGTCAGGCAACGGACAGGTCTACTACCGCGACCGCGCCGACCTGGTGTTCAGCTATCGCAAGACGAACATCGTCGCGCCGCTAATCCTTCAGGTCGAGTTCGCGTTGGAAGAGGACGACCCTGAAACGCTGATGAAGCGGGTGAAGGAAATTTTCTTCTACAAGAAAAACAGTCAGCCGATGGGCGCTGCCTCCGCCGGCTGCGCGTTCAAGAATCCGCCCGCCGAGGCCGCCGACGGCGCGGGGGCCGGCAAGCTCATCGACCAGGCCGGGCTCAAGGGCTACCGCCACGGCCGGGCTCACGTTTCCGAGGTGCACGCCAATTTCATCGCCGCTGACGAGGGCGCTACCGCCGCCGACGTGCTCGCGGTGATCAGCCACGTCCAGCAGACGGTTCGCGAGCGTTTCGACGTCGAGCTCGAACGCGAAGTCGTCGTGTGGCCGTGA
- a CDS encoding LptF/LptG family permease, with translation MPWTLYRYILVELLKLLAITTAVLVTVISFAAAVKPLSEGLLSPAALVRFVGFSAPTMIVFALPFAAAFASTLTFIRMAADNEVLACSASGLSYRSVLLPPIILGVAMTMGLFFTANYVIPYFYAQARQTIEHDIVTLLVNDLNSGKAFDRFPDRDLVVFADRAGERPPPVLPEADIQPTRLIELAGVAVGQLDHASRLRMDITAQRANILLFHQSDQSWATIALRDARYFDPTRGTLGEDEAVNIGPLKLPNPFRDRPKMFSLPQLRQIEQQPALYDRVREERDSLINALSGERLRQLVRSSLENDHTGNTVILASTGYGGYFALRAPDVRPGGTTIRMRADGDDPVTVEFAPAYEPGGVWAPTRRYEAQQATLGVEQISPERDPNLRVELTEVRVYDARLGGRSTEHSAMTLPRLLWPEPVLADDPRQIGLEPLINLARQPGYRDAPGVETASDNLQNRTVRLMYQITALIHDRAASAVACLLLTVLGSVLSIHLKGQMTLVVYFWSFLLAIITILLIYAGENVATSRPSPAYLYMGLGLLWSGNVLLAVITGWVYCRLARN, from the coding sequence ATGCCCTGGACGTTGTACCGTTACATCCTCGTTGAGCTGTTGAAGCTGCTGGCGATCACCACGGCTGTGCTGGTGACGGTCATCAGCTTCGCCGCGGCGGTCAAGCCGTTGTCGGAGGGGTTGCTGAGCCCGGCGGCGCTGGTGCGGTTCGTGGGCTTCTCCGCGCCGACGATGATCGTGTTCGCCCTGCCCTTCGCGGCCGCGTTTGCCAGTACGCTGACGTTTATCCGCATGGCGGCGGACAACGAAGTGCTCGCCTGCTCCGCCAGCGGGCTCAGCTACCGCTCGGTGCTCCTGCCGCCGATCATCCTCGGCGTCGCGATGACGATGGGCCTGTTTTTCACCGCCAACTACGTCATTCCCTACTTCTACGCCCAGGCTCGCCAGACCATCGAGCACGACATCGTCACCCTGCTGGTCAACGACCTGAACTCCGGCAAGGCGTTTGACCGCTTTCCCGATCGCGATCTGGTCGTCTTCGCCGACCGCGCCGGCGAGCGCCCGCCGCCCGTGTTGCCCGAAGCGGACATCCAGCCGACGCGCCTTATCGAGCTCGCCGGCGTCGCGGTGGGGCAGCTCGACCACGCCAGCCGACTGCGCATGGACATCACCGCACAGCGGGCCAACATCCTCCTCTTCCATCAGTCCGACCAGAGTTGGGCGACGATCGCCCTGCGCGACGCCCGCTACTTCGACCCGACACGCGGTACGCTCGGCGAAGACGAGGCGGTCAACATCGGCCCGCTCAAGCTGCCCAACCCCTTCCGCGATCGCCCGAAGATGTTCTCCCTGCCGCAGCTGCGACAGATCGAGCAGCAGCCCGCCCTCTACGACCGCGTCCGCGAAGAGCGCGACAGCCTCATCAACGCTCTCTCGGGTGAACGACTGCGCCAACTGGTCCGCAGCTCGCTCGAAAACGACCACACGGGCAACACCGTCATCCTCGCCTCCACCGGCTACGGCGGGTACTTCGCCCTCCGCGCCCCCGACGTGCGGCCCGGCGGCACGACAATCCGCATGCGAGCCGACGGCGACGATCCAGTCACCGTCGAGTTCGCGCCCGCCTACGAGCCCGGCGGCGTGTGGGCGCCCACCCGCCGATACGAAGCGCAGCAGGCCACGCTCGGCGTCGAGCAGATCTCGCCCGAGCGCGATCCGAACCTGCGCGTCGAGCTCACCGAGGTTCGCGTGTACGACGCCCGGCTGGGCGGCCGAAGTACGGAACACTCGGCCATGACGCTGCCACGCCTGCTCTGGCCCGAGCCCGTACTGGCAGACGACCCGCGACAGATCGGCCTCGAACCGCTGATCAACCTCGCCCGCCAGCCCGGCTACCGTGACGCGCCCGGCGTCGAAACCGCCTCGGACAATCTGCAAAACCGCACCGTTCGGCTGATGTACCAGATCACCGCGCTCATCCACGACCGCGCCGCCTCGGCGGTGGCCTGCCTGCTGCTCACCGTGCTCGGCTCGGTGCTCAGCATCCACCTCAAGGGGCAGATGACGCTGGTGGTCTACTTCTGGAGCTTCCTGCTCGCGATCATCACGATCCTGCTGATTTACGCCGGCGAAAACGTCGCCACCTCCCGCCCGAGCCCCGCCTACCTCTACATGGGCCTCGGCCTGCTCTGGAGCGGCAACGTCCTCCTCGCGGTCATCACCGGCTGGGTCTACTGCCGACTCGCACGCAACTGA
- the lipB gene encoding lipoyl(octanoyl) transferase LipB, translating into MTCDAGPTSMQVRDLGQISYAEALSLQRELNEAVIAGDAPPTLLLLEHDPVITISRRKSAREHLLASPDRLAAMGIDVQETDRGGDITYHGPGQLVAYPILPLQRYNLNLSRYMRLLEQIVIDTLLRFNIAAHRVPGDTGVWVPTTPKPQAPPPPMEAKICALGVRIRKHVTMHGLALNVTANLDHFATIVPCGLVGRPVTSLHQLLADATPPMAEVKAALTQTFHHHLAEPIEPTAPK; encoded by the coding sequence ATGACATGCGACGCCGGTCCAACTTCGATGCAGGTGCGCGACCTCGGGCAGATCAGCTACGCCGAGGCGCTTTCGCTGCAGCGCGAGCTGAATGAGGCGGTCATCGCGGGCGACGCCCCCCCGACGTTGCTGCTGCTGGAACATGATCCGGTGATCACGATAAGTCGGCGAAAGTCGGCCCGCGAGCACCTGCTCGCCTCGCCCGACCGTCTGGCGGCCATGGGCATCGACGTGCAGGAAACCGACCGCGGCGGCGACATCACCTACCACGGCCCGGGGCAACTGGTCGCCTACCCCATCCTCCCGCTTCAGCGATACAACCTGAATCTCAGCCGATACATGCGGCTGCTCGAACAGATTGTCATCGACACGCTGCTTCGCTTCAACATCGCCGCCCACCGCGTCCCCGGCGACACCGGCGTATGGGTCCCCACAACCCCCAAGCCCCAAGCCCCACCCCCGCCCATGGAGGCCAAAATCTGCGCCCTCGGCGTCCGCATCCGCAAGCACGTCACCATGCACGGCCTCGCCCTGAACGTCACCGCCAACCTCGACCACTTCGCCACCATCGTCCCCTGCGGCCTGGTCGGTCGACCCGTCACCAGCCTCCACCAACTGCTCGCCGACGCCACACCGCCCATGGCCGAAGTCAAAGCCGCGCTGACCCAAACCTTCCACCACCACCTTGCCGAGCCAATCGAGCCAACCGCGCCAAAGTAG